A stretch of Brassica napus cultivar Da-Ae chromosome C6, Da-Ae, whole genome shotgun sequence DNA encodes these proteins:
- the LOC106402781 gene encoding dolichol-phosphate mannose synthase subunit 3, translated as MKHIVKILSLLLAVSAFWIGLLQAAIIPPGYNTWLLPIYFVVSLGCYGLLMVGLGLMQFPTCPQEALLLQHDIAEAKDFFKHKGVDVGSD; from the exons ATGAAGCATATAGTGAAGATCTTGAGCCTGTTGTTGGCAGTCTCTGCCTTCTGGATTGGTCTTCTGCAGGCTGCAATCATTCCTCCAGGCTATAATACATGGTTG CTACCCATCTACTTTGTAGTATCTCTCGGATGCTATGGTCTATTAATGGTTGGTCTCGGCCTAATGCAGTTTCCTACCTGTCCCCAAGAAGCACTTCTCTTGCAGCAT GATATTGCCGAGGCCAAGGACTTCTTCAAGCACAAAGGGGTCGATGTCGGATCTGACTGA